Proteins encoded by one window of Vigna radiata var. radiata cultivar VC1973A chromosome 5, Vradiata_ver6, whole genome shotgun sequence:
- the LOC106761516 gene encoding uncharacterized acetyltransferase At3g50280-like — translation MATHGFRRISECFVQPHRPTEMSNQICHLTPWDIAMLSSHYIQKGLLFKKPSTLVQPDHFTDKLLEKLRHSLSLTLSHFYPLAGRFVTHKTQDPPFYVVFIDCKNSDGAKFIYATLDMTISDILSPIDVPPIVHSFFDHHKAVNHDGHTMPLLSIQVTELVDGVFIGCSMNHAVGDGTSYWNFFNTWSQIFQAHDQGHEYEVSISQQLIHNRWFPNDCSPPINLPFKHPDEFISRFEAPFLRERVFHFSVDSIAKLKAKANSECNTTKISSFQSLSALVWRSITRARSPPYEQRTSCKLAINNRPRMGAVPEEYFGNSIYVVSAETTTGELVENGIGWAAWKLHLTVAKHNERVVLELLKKWLECPLIYDLGSFFDPYCVMMGSSPRFSVYGNEFGMGKAVAARSGYANKYDGKVTSYPGREGGGSIDLEVCLSPDNMRALESDQEFMDATSHSSLFY, via the coding sequence ATGGCTACCCATGGCTTTCGTCGCATTTCCGAATGCTTCGTCCAGCCACACCGCCCCACTGAAATGTCAAACCAAATATGCCATTTAACACCTTGGGATATTGCAATGTTGAGTAGCCACTATATCCAGAAGGGTCTACTTTTCAAGAAGCCTTCAACACTTGTTCAACCAGATCATTTCACAGACAAACTGTTGGAGAAACTCAGacactctctttctctcacccTCTCCCATTTCTATCCATTAGCGGGCCGTTTCGTCACCCACAAAACGCAAGACCCTCCCTTTTATGTTGTTTTCATTGATTGCAAAAACAGTGATGGAGCGAAATTCATCTATGCAACCTTGGACATGACCATATCTGACATACTCTCTCCCATTGACGTCCCACCCATTGTTCACTCATTCTTTGACCATCACAAAGCAGTCAACCATGATGGTCACACCATGCCATTGTTGTCCATCCAAGTCACTGAACTAGTGGATGGTGTTTTCATAGGTTGTTCCATGAACCATGCTGTTGGTGATGGAACTTCTTACTGGAATTTCTTCAATACATGGTCTCAGATCTTTCAAGCTCATGATCAAGGACATGAATACGAAGTTTCCATTTCACAGCAACTCATTCACAATAGATGGTTTCCGAATGATTGCAGCCCACCAATCAATCTTCCTTTCAAACATCCCGACGAGTTTATCAGCAGATTTGAAGCGCCCTTTCTGAGAGAGAGAGTCTTCCACTTTTCGGTGGACTCTATTGCGAAACTGAAAGCAAAAGCCAACTCAGAGTGCAATACGACAAAAATCTCTTCATTCCAGTCATTATCAGCACTTGTTTGGAGAAGCATAACTCGAGCCCGCTCCCCACCATACGAGCAAAGAACAAGTTGCAAGTTGGCCATAAACAATCGACCAAGAATGGGAGCGGTGCCTGAGGAATACTTTGGAAACTCAATTTATGTGGTGAGTGCAGAAACAACGACAGGGGAATTGGTAGAAAATGGTATAGGATGGGCAGCGTGGAAGTTGCACTTGACTGTTGCAAAGCATAATGAGAGAGTGGTACTGGAATTGCTGAAAAAGTGGTTAGAATGTCCATTGATATATGACCTTGGTAGTTTCTTTGACCCCTACTGCGTGATGATGGGTAGCTCGCCCAGGTTTAGCGTGTATGGAAATGAATTTGGAATGGGAAAAGCAGTGGCCGCTAGAAGTGGGTATGCTAACAAGTATGATGGGAAAGTGACATCATATCCAGGTCGTGAAGGAGGGGGGAGCATTGATTTGGAAGTTTGCCTTTCGCCAGATAATATGAGAGCGCTCGAATCAGATCAAGAGTTCATGGATGCAACATCTCACTCCAGTCTCTTCTACTAG
- the LOC106761338 gene encoding uncharacterized acetyltransferase At3g50280-like, which yields MSCFRTQQKKEKESKMSTPAIRRISECFVKPRSSNKICNLAHWDIAMLYTNYMKGCLLFKKPATLIHEHNFKQNLLEKLKTSLSLTLSHFYPLSGRLLTHKTQNPPSYTVSIHCNNSDGARFIHATLDITIADILSPRDVPPIVQSFFDHPKPLNHDHHTMPLLSIQVTELVDGVSIGCSMNHAVADGISYWNFFNTWSQIFQAQSQSENHAYDVPISRQPIHDRWFPNNCRPPISLPYKEHDEFIERSEKPLMRCRIFQFSAESIAKLKAKANSESNTTVISSFQSLSALVWRSITRARSPPSDQKTTFRLAADCRSRMKPPLAEEYFGNCLHVVSAEATTKELLKNGIGWAARKLHVAVTDLNDRVVLESMEGWLNSPFTIQMGRFIDPYSLLVVGSPRFNMYGCEFGMGKAVASRSGSANKLDGKVLSYPGREGGGSIDLDICLLPHTMSALESDEEFMNAVTEFDPLLF from the coding sequence ATGTCATGTTTCAGAACTCagcaaaagaaagagaaagagtcgAAAATGAGTACCCCCGCCATTCGACGCATTTCAGAATGCTTTGTGAAGCCTCGATCCTCCAACAAAATCTGCAATTTAGCTCATTGGGATATTGCTATGTTGTATACAAACTATATGAAGGGGTGTCTTCTCTTCAAGAAACCTGCGACCCTTATTCATgaacataatttcaaacaaaatctgTTGGAGAAGCTAAAAACCTCTCTTTCTCTTACCCTCTCCCATTTTTATCCTTTGTCTGGTCGCCTTCTCACCcacaaaacccaaaaccctccCTCTTATACTGTTTCTATTCATTGCAACAACAGTGATGGAGCTAGATTCATTCATGCAACTCTGGATATCACTATAGCTGATATTCTCTCCCCCCGTGACGTCCCACCCATTGTTCAATCATTCTTTGACCACCCCAAACCACTCAACCATGACCATCACACCATGCCGCTGTTGTCCATCCAAGTCACTGAACTAGTGGACGGTGTTAGCATAGGTTGTTCCATGAATCACGCTGTTGCTGATGGCATTTCGTATTGGAATTTCTTCAATACGTGGTCTCAGATCTTTCAAGCACAATCTCAATCTGAAAACCATGCATACGATGTTCCCATCTCACGCCAACCCATTCACGATCGTTGGTTTCCAAATAATTGTAGACCACCGATCTCTCTTCCTTACAAAGAGCATGACGAGTTTATAGAGAGATCTGAAAAACCCCTCATGAGGTGTAGAATTTTCCAATTTTCAGCAGAGTCTATTGCGAAACTGAAAGCAAAGGCCAACTCAGAATCCAATACCACAGTAATCTCTTCCTTCCAGTCATTATCAGCACTGGTTTGGAGATCCATAACTCGTGCGCGCTCCCCACCTTCTGACCAGAAAACAACTTTCAGATTAGCCGCAGACTGTCGATCAAGAATGAAGCCGCCTTTGGCAGAAGAATACTTTGGAAACTGCCTTCATGTAGTGAGTGCAGAAGCGACAACAAAGGAATTACTTAAGAATGGTATAGGATGGGCAGCACGGAAGTTGCATGTGGCTGTTACAGACCTTAACGATAGAGTGGTGCTAGAATCTATGGAAGGGTGGTTAAATTCTCCTTTCACAATTCAAATGGGTCGTTTCATTGACCCGTACAGCTTGTTGGTGGTTGGTTCGCCGAGGTTCAATATGTATGGATGTGAATTTGGAATGGGGAAAGCGGTGGCTTCTAGAAGTGGTTCTGCAAACAAACTTGATGGGAAGGTGTTGTCATACCCAGGGCGTGAAGGAGGAGGAAGCATTGATTTGGACATTTGCCTTTTGCCACACACAATGAGTGCTTTGGAATCAGACGAAGAGTTCATGAATGCAGTTACTGAGTTTGATCCCCTTTTGTTCTAG
- the LOC106760463 gene encoding uncharacterized acetyltransferase At3g50280-like yields MLSPTICITSVWMMNSPVVRIVSECFVKPSGQAQESDRICHLTPWDIAMLSLHHIQKGLLFQKPKTLVDQHLFIQSLLEKLKHSLSVALFHFYPLSGRLVTHKTEDPSSYTIFVDCSNSRGARFIHATLDMTISDILSPVDVPPIVNSFFDLDKAVNHDGHIMPLLSIKVTELVDGVFIGCTMNHNIADGTSYWNFLNAWSEIFQAQAEGNEHDVPISCHPIHNRWFPDGCGPLINLPFKHHDEFIRRFEPPILRGRIFHFSAESIAKLKARANSESKTAKISSLQSLSAHVWRCVTRARQTAHGERTSCKLAINNRSRMEPPLPAEYFGSAVSVVSAESTVGELLENDLGWAAWKVHVAVANYNDRVVRDMVKEWLQHPVIYQHGMLVDSSCVMISSSPRFNVYGNEFGMGKAVAVLSGYANKFDGDVIAHPGREGGGSIDFEVSLSPDVMCALESNQEFMEAVSVPNLLHNPVR; encoded by the exons ATGTTGTCTCCGACCATCTGCATAACGA GTGTTTGGATGATGAATTCCCCCGTCGTTCGAATCGTTTCAGAATGTTTTGTCAAGCCATCGGGCCAAGCTCAAGAATCAGATCGAATCTGCCATTTAACACCTTGGGATATTGCTATGCTGTCTTTGCACCACATCCAGAAGGGTCTACTCTTCCAGAAGCCAAAAACACTTGTTGATCAGCATCTTTTCATACAGAGTCTGTTGGAGAAACTCAAACACTCTCTTTCTGTAGCCCTCTTCCATTTCTATCCGTTGTCCGGTCGCCTTGTCACCCACAAAACCGAAGACCCTTCATCTTATACTATTTTTGTTGATTGCAGCAACAGCAGAGGAGCTAGATTCATCCATGCAACTTTGGATATGACAATATCTGACATCCTCTCCCCCGTTGATGTCCCTCCTATTGTGAACTCATTCTTTGACCTCGACAAAGCAGTCAACCATGATGGTCATATCATGCCACTCTTGTCGATTAAAGTTACTGAACTAGTGGACGGTGTTTTCATAGGTTGTACCATGAACCACAATATCGCTGATGGCACTTCTTATTGGAATTTCTTGAATGCATGGTCTGAGATCTTTCAAGCTCAAGCTGAAGGGAATGAACATGATGTTCCGATTTCATGTCATCCTATTCATAACCGGTGGTTTCCAGATGGTTGCGGCCCATTAATCAACCTTCCCTTCAAACATCACGACGAGTTTATTAGAAGATTTGAGCCACCAATTCTTAGGGGGAGAATCTTCCACTTTTCAGCAGAGTCTATTGCAAAACTGAAAGCAAGGGCAAATTCAGAGTCCAAAACCGCAAAAATCTCTTCGCTCCAATCCTTATCAGCTCATGTTTGGAGATGCGTAACACGGGCACGCCAGACGGCACACGGTGAGAGAACAAGTTGCAAATTGGCCATAAATAACCGGTCAAGAATGGAACCGCCTCTGCCGGCCGAGTACTTTGGAAGTGCTGTTAGTGTGGTGAGCGCAGAGAGCACTGTAGGGGAGTTGCTGGAGAATGATCTAGGATGGGCTGCATGGAAGGTGCACGTCGCTGTTGCCAACTATAACGACAGAGTGGTGAGAGACATGGTGAAAGAGTGGTTGCAGCATCCAGTGATTTACCAACATGGTATGCTCGTTGACTCCAGTTGTGTGATGATATCAAGTTCTCCCAGGTTCAACGTGTATGGAAATGAATTCGGAATGGGAAAAGCGGTGGCAGTTCTGAGTGGGTATGCCAACAAATTTGACGGGGACGTGATCGCACATCCAGGACGTGAAGGAGGAGGAAGCATAGATTTTGAAGTCTCCCTTTCACCTGATGTAATGTGTGCACTGGAATCAAATCAGGAGTTCATGGAAGCTGTTTCCGTGCCCAATCTTCTGCACAACCCAGTTCGTTGA
- the LOC106761145 gene encoding uncharacterized acetyltransferase At3g50280-like: protein MGTPVLRRISECFVKPHRSNHFSHQICNLTPWDIAMLSVHYIQKGLLFKKPAILLHQNDFIQNLLEKLKHSLSLTLSHFYPLSGRLVTHKTQNPPSYIVSVDCNSGDGARFIHATLDITIADILSPLDVPPLVQSFFDHHKAVNHDGHSMPLLSIQVTELVDGVFIGCSMNHVIGDGTSYWDFFNSWSQIFQAQSQSENLEYDVPISRQPIHNRWFPNNCRPPISLPFKHHDEFIERSEKPLLLRERFFRFSAESIAKLKAKANSESNTTTISSFQSLSALVWRSITRARSIPSDQKTTCRLAASTRPRMEPPLPEEYFGNCLHAVSAETTTGELVENDLGWAAWKLHVAVKNLNDRVVLQYLREWLDSPVIYQMGRFFEPYCVMMGSSPRFNMYGSEFGMGKAVATRSGYANKFDGKVSSYPGREGGGSIDLEVCLFSHTMSALESDKEFMDAVSDFNPLLF, encoded by the coding sequence ATGGGTACTCCTGTCCTACGACGCATTTCGGAGTGTTTTGTGAAGCCTCACCGCTCCAACCACTTCTCCCATCAAATCTGTAATTTAACACCTTGGGATATTGCCATGTTGTCTGTGCACTATATTCAGAAGGGTCTACTCTTCAAGAAGCCTGCAATCCTGCTTCATCAAAACGATTTCATACAAAATCTGTTGGAGAAGCTCAAgcactctctttctctcacccTCTCCCATTTCTATCCATTGTCCGGTCGCCTTGTCACTcacaaaacccaaaaccctccCTCTTATATTGTTTCTGTTGATTGCAACAGCGGTGATGGAGCTAGATTCATTCATGCAACTCTGGATATCACTATAGCTGATATCCTCTCCCCCCTTGATGTCCCACCACTTGTTCAATCATTCTTTGACCACCACAAAGCAGTTAACCATGACGGTCACTCCATGCCGCTGCTGTCTATCCAAGTCACTGAACTTGTGGACGGTGTTTTCATAGGTTGTTCCATGAACCATGTTATTGGCGATGGAACTTCTTATTGGGATTTCTTCAATTCATGGTCTCAGATCTTTCAAGCACAATCTCAATCTGAAAACCTTGAATACGATGTTCCCATCTCACGCCAACCAATTCACAATCGTTGGTTTCCAAATAATTGTAGACCACCGATATCTCTTCCTTTCAAACATCATGACGAGTTTATAGAGAGATCTGAAAAACCCCTTCTCCTGAGAGAGAGATTTTTCCGCTTTTCAGCAGAGTCTATTGCGAAACTGAAAGCAAAGGCCAACTCAGAATCCAATACCACAACAATATCTTCCTTCCAGTCATTATCAGCACTTGTTTGGAGGTCCATAACTCGTGCGCGCTCCATACCGTCTGACCAAAAAACAACTTGCAGATTAGCCGCAAGCACTCGACCAAGAATGGAGCCGCCTCTGCCTGAAGAATACTTTGGAAACTGCCTTCATGCAGTGAGTGCAGAAACGACAACAGGGGAATTGGTTGAGAATGATCTAGGATGGGCGGCATGGAAGTTGCATGTGGCTGTTAAAAACCTCAACGATAGAGTGGTGTTGCAGTATCTCCGAGAGTGGTTAGATTCTCCTGTGATATATCAAATGGGTCGTTTCTTTGAACCATATTGTGTGATGATGGGTAGCTCCCCGAGGTTCAATATGTATGGGAGTGAATTTGGAATGGGGAAAGCGGTGGCTACTAGAAGTGGCTATGCAAATAAATTTGATGGGAAAGTGTCATCATACCCAGGCCGTGAAGGAGGAGGAAGCATTGATTTGGAAGTTTGCCTTTTCTCACATACAATGAGTGCCTTGGAATCAGACAAGGAATTCATGGATGCAGTTTCTGACTTCAACCCCCTGCTGTTCTAG
- the LOC106761466 gene encoding uncharacterized acetyltransferase At3g50280-like, producing MCNSSMKTMGGPVVHKVSECFVKANHSTQESNKICHLTPWDIAMLSAHYIQKGLLYKKPATLVDERDFIENLLEKLKHSLSLTLSHFYPLCGRLVTHKTKNPPFYTVFVDCTSNSGARFIHATLDMTISDILSPVDVPPIVQSLFDHDRALNHDGHTMPLLSIQVTELVDGVFIGCSMNHSLGDGTAYWNFFNSWSEIFRAQAQGHEHDVPISHPPIHNRWFPNGCVPPINLPFKHHNEFISRYEAPMMRERIFHFSAESIAKLKAKANSECNTTKISSFQSLSALVWRCITRARCLARDQKTSCKLSTNNRTRMDPPLAEEYFGNSIHTLNAGTATSGELLENGLGWAAWKLHMAVINHNDRVVLGWVREWLKCPLIYQLGRYFDPYCVMMGSSPRFNMYGNEFGMGKAVAVRSGYANKFDGKVTSYPGHEGGGSVDLEVCLSPRVMTALESDQEFMDSVSTSNPL from the coding sequence ATGTGCAACAGTTCGATGAAGACGATGGGTGGCCCTGTAGTGCATAAGGTTTCAGAATGCTTCGTCAAAGCGAACCACTCCACCcaagaatcaaacaaaatatgCCACTTAACACCTTGGGATATTGCCATGTTGTCTGCACACTATATCCAAAAGGGTCTTCTCTACAAGAAGCCTGCAACCCTTGTTGATGAACGTGATTTCATAGAAAATCTGTTGGAAAAGCTCAAacactctctttctctcacccTCTCCCATTTCTATCCATTGTGTGGTCGCCTTGTCACCCACAAAACCAAAAACCCTCCCTTCTATACTGTTTTCGTCGATTGCACAAGTAATTCCGGAGCTAGATTCATCCATGCAACTTTAGATATGACAATATCTGATATCCTCTCTCCCGTTGATGTCCCACCCATTGTTCAATCATTGTTTGATCACGATAGAGCACTCAACCACGATGGTCACACCATGCCGCTGTTGTCCATCCAAGTAACCGAGCTAGTGGATGGTGTTTTCATAGGTTGTTCCATGAACCACTCTCTTGGTGATGGCACTGCTTATTGGAATTTCTTCAACTCGTGGTCAGAGATCTTTCGAGCTCAAGCTCAAGGCCATGAACATGATGTTCCCATATCGCACCCTCCCATTCACAACCGCTGGTTTCCGAATGGTTGCGTTCCACCTATCAATCTTCCTTTCAAACACCACAACGAGTTTATCAGCAGGTATGAAGCACCCATGATGAGAGAGAGAATATTCCACTTTTCAGCAGAGTCTATTGCAAAACTGAAAGCAAAAGCCAACTCGGAATGCAACACCACAAAAATATCTTCGTTCCAATCACTGTCAGCACTTGTTTGGAGATGCATAACTCGGGCGCGGTGCTTGGCGCGTGATCAGAAAACAAGTTGCAAGTTATCGACAAACAACCGTACAAGAATGGATCCGCCACTGGCTGAGGAGTACTTTGGAAACTCGATTCATACACTGAATGCAGGAACAGCGACCTCAGGGGAATTGCTTGAGAATGGTCTGGGATGGGCAGCATGGAAGTTGCACATGGCTGTTATAAATCATAACGACAGAGTGGTGTTGGGATGGGTGAGAGAGTGGTTAAAGTGTCCTCTAATATATCAACTTGGTCGTTATTTTGATCCCTACTGTGTGATGATGGGAAGCTCACCCAGATTCAACATGTATGGGAATGAATTTGGAATGGGGAAAGCAGTAGCAGTTAGAAGTGGGTATGCCAACAAATTTGATGGAAAAGTTACGTCATATCCAGGCCATGAAGGAGGAGGAAGCGTGGATTTAGAAGTATGTCTTTCTCCACGTGTTATGACTGCGCTGGAGTCCGACCAGGAGTTCATGGATTCAGTTTCAACTTCCAATCCTCTCTAG
- the LOC106761306 gene encoding uncharacterized acetyltransferase At3g50280 yields the protein MNSIVVRNVSECLIKPFGPAQESHRICNLTSWDIGMLSMHYIQKGLLFKKPATLVDRQDFIENLLEKLKHSLSLTLFHFYPLAGHLVTNKDPSFYTIFVDCNDSHGARFIYATSDLTIFDILSPVDVPPVVHSFFDHHKAVNHDGHTMPLLSVKVTELLDGVFIGCSMNHAIGDGTSYWNFFNTWSEIFQAHAQGHEYGVPISRHPIHNRWFPYGCDPLINLPFKHHDEFISRFEAPQLRERIFHFSAESIAKLKARANSESKNTKISSFQSLSAHVWRCITRARQLPHDEVTSCKLAMNNRVRMEPPLPHEYFGNCISVVSAGTTVGELLENDLGWAAWKVHLAVENQNDGAVRHAVKEWLQHPVVYQLGVHFDSCSVTMSSSPRFEVYGNEFGMGKAVAVLSGYANKFDGNVTSYPGSEGGGSIDLEVSLSPEAMSLLESDEEFMDVVSVANSLH from the coding sequence ATGAATTCCATTGTCGTAAGAAACGTTTCAGAATGTTTAATCAAGCCGTTTGGCCCAGCTCAAGAGTCCCACCGAATATGCAATTTAACATCTTGGGATATTGGTATGCTGTCTATGCATTACATCCAGAAGGGTCTACTATTCAAGAAACCTGCAACACTTGTTGATCGACAAGATTTCATAGAGAATCTGTTGGAGAAGCTCAAgcactctctttctctcacccTCTTCCATTTTTATCCATTGGCAGGCCACCTTGTCACAAACAAAGACCCTTCCTTTTATACTATTTTCGTTGATTGCAACGACAGTCATGGAGCTAGATTCATTTATGCAACTTCggatttgacaatatttgacATACTCTCCCCTGTTGACGTCCCGCCTGTTGTTCACTCATTCTTTGATCATCACAAAGCTGTCAACCATGATGGTCACACCATGCCTCTGTTGTCAGTTAAAGTCACCGAACTATTGGATGGTGTTTTCATAGGCTGTTCTATGAACCACGCCATAGGCGATGGAACTTCTTATTGGAATTTCTTTAATACATGGTCTGAGATCTTTCAAGCTCATGCTCAAGGCCATGAATACGGTGTTCCCATTTCACGCCACCCCATTCATAACCGGTGGTTTCCTTATGGTTGTGATCCATTAATCAATCTTCCCTTCAAACATCACGACGAGTTTATTAGCAGATTTGAAGCACCCCAGCTGAGAGAGAGAATCTTCCATTTTTCAGCAGAGTCAATTGCAAAACTGAAAGCAAGGGCTAACTCAGAGTCCAAGAACACCAAAATCTCTTCGTTCCAATCCTTATCAGCTCATGTATGGAGATGCATAACACGCGCTCGTCAGCTGCCACATGATGAGGTAACTAGCTGCAAATTGGCCATGAATAATCGAGTAAGAATGGAGCCGCCTCTGCCACATGAATACTTTGGAAACTGTATTAGTGTGGTGAGTGCGGGGACAACAGTAGGGGAACTCCTGGAGAATGATCTAGGATGGGCTGCATGGAAAGTGCACCTGGCCGTAGAAAACCAAAACGACGGAGCAGTGCGACACGCGGTGAAAGAGTGGTTACAACACCCTGTGGTGTACCAACTTGGTGTGCACTTTGATTCGTGTAGTGTGACGATGTCAAGTTCGCCCAGGTTTGAGGTATATGGGAATGAATTTGGGATGGGAAAAGCTGTTGCAGTTCTGAGCGGATATGCCAACAAATTTGATGGGAATGTGACTTCATATCCAGGATCCGAAGGAGGGGGNAGCATAGATTTGGAAGTGTCCCTTTCGCCCGAAGCAATGAGCTTACTTGAATCGGATGAGGAGTTTATGGATGTGGTTTCTGTGGCCAATTCCCTACACTAG